The Streptococcus oralis Uo5 genome includes a window with the following:
- a CDS encoding ParB/RepB/Spo0J family partition protein — protein sequence MEKFEMISISEIQKNPYQPRKEFDVEKLKELAQSIKENGLIQPIIVRQSPVIGYEILAGERRYRASLLAGLTSIPAVVKHLSDQEMMIQSIIENLQRENLNPVEEARAYESLVEKGFTHTDIADKMGKSRPYITNFIRLLSLPEYILAEVENGKISQAHARSLVGLDKEQQDYFFQLIKNEDISVRKLEALLTEKKHKKQKKSDSFIKDEEDKLKKILGLSVEIKLSKKDTGKIIISFSSQEEYDRIINSLK from the coding sequence CCTCGGAAAGAATTTGATGTAGAAAAATTAAAAGAATTAGCTCAGTCAATCAAAGAAAATGGGCTCATCCAACCAATCATCGTTCGTCAATCTCCTGTAATTGGTTATGAAATCCTTGCAGGAGAGAGACGATATCGGGCTTCTCTCTTGGCTGGTCTAACCTCTATTCCAGCCGTTGTAAAGCACCTCTCAGATCAGGAAATGATGATTCAGTCAATCATTGAGAATTTGCAGAGAGAAAATTTAAATCCTGTTGAAGAAGCACGCGCCTACGAATCTTTAGTAGAAAAAGGATTTACTCACACTGATATAGCGGATAAAATGGGGAAATCTCGTCCTTATATCACTAATTTTATTCGTTTGCTTTCCCTACCAGAATATATCTTAGCTGAAGTAGAAAATGGAAAAATTTCTCAAGCGCATGCACGTTCACTAGTTGGTTTAGACAAAGAGCAGCAAGACTATTTCTTCCAACTAATCAAAAATGAAGATATTTCTGTGAGAAAGTTAGAAGCACTTCTTACAGAGAAAAAACACAAGAAGCAGAAAAAAAGTGATTCTTTCATCAAAGATGAAGAAGATAAATTAAAAAAAATACTCGGTTTAAGTGTAGAAATTAAACTTTCAAAAAAAGATACTGGAAAGATTATTATCTCCTTTTCAAGTCAAGAAGAATACGATAGAATTATTAACAGCCTGAAATAA